From the Prunus dulcis chromosome 4, ALMONDv2, whole genome shotgun sequence genome, one window contains:
- the LOC117624528 gene encoding ribonuclease 3-like protein 2, translating into MKVFTTPTSLDRVLEPSPDMKESVMAVEKIVGYNFKNKKLLEEALTHPSVAGSASYQRLEVLGDSALNHAVTNYFFCMADHQKFTQGQITKLRSANAENLNLARVAVHHGLYRYLRRHNTADLDDQVREFTEAVINGEEEPGLVYCKSEEAKVLADIVESVAAAVYIELNFDLDRLWMKFKPLLEPIFTLENLHVHPTTELNEFCQKNGKRYQIKLRPRHETRDVSIADVYVDGEFVASGWSNKKKGAKRNAAIEAVNKLFQSVVVDDGSFQGSAVGNNMSFRIEEAIHGLHVLCVKKRLPKPPEYKEENVFGPPHEKKYVYSVKVVTSDGTVQSVTGDEKSRKKKSDEFCILQDDPCFTAKKLIIWSTAKKLIV; encoded by the exons ATGAAGGTCTTCACCACCCCAACATCCCTTGATCGTGTACTTGAGCCGTCACCGGACATGAAAGAGTCAGTAATGGCCGTGGAGAAGATCGTAGGCTACAACTTCAAGAACAAGAAGCTTCTAGAAGAAGCTCTCACCCACCCCTCCGTCGCTGGGTCCGCTTCCTATCAACGCCTCGAGGTCCTCGGCGACAGCGCTCTAAACCATGCAGTGACCAACTACTTCTTTTGTATGGCTGACCACCAAAAGTTCACCCAAGGCCAAATCACTAAGCTACGCTCCGCCAATGCTGAGAACCTCAACCTCGCCCGAGTCGCCGTTCATCATGGGCTTTATCGCTACCTTCGCCGCCACAATACAGCTGATCTTGATGATCag GTTAGGGAGTTTACTGAAGCTGTAAttaatggagaagaagagccGGGGCTTGTATATTGTAAGTCTGAAGAAGCCAAAGTTCTTGCAGATATTGTTGAATCCGTGGCAGCTGCTGTTTACATCGAGTTGAATTTTGATCTCGATAGACTATGGATG AAATTTAAGCCTCTTTTGGAGCCTATATTTACCCTTGAAAACTTGCATGTTCACCCCACGACAGAATTGAATGAGTTTTGCCAGAAGAACGGGAAGCGCTATCAAATCAAGCTGCGGCCGAGACATGAGACCCGAGATGTAAGTATTGCTGATGTCTATGTTGATGGCGAGTTTGTTGCCTCAGGTTGGTCTAACAAGAAGAAAGGTGCAAAGCGTAACGCTGCTATAGAAGCTGTAAATAAGTTGTTTCAATCGGTGGTTGTTGACGATGGGTCGTTCCAAGGTAGTGCAGTTGGAAACAACATGTCATTTCGTATTGAAGAAGCGATTCATGGGTTGCATGTGCTTTGTGTCAAGAAGAGGTTGCCTAAACCTCCAGAATACAA AGAAGAGAACGTGTTTGGTCCTCCACATGAGAAGAAATATGTGTACTCAGTTAAAGTGGTAACTTCAGATGGTACCGTGCAATCTGTGACGGGAGATGAAAagtcaaggaaaaaaaaaagcgatGAATTCTGCATCTTACAAGATGATCCTTGCTTTACAGCAAAGAAGCTAATAATATGGTCAACAGCAAAGAAGCTGATCGTATGA